GCGCACCTAGATGGGAGGGGTCCTGCTGCCCCTCAGGGCGGCAACAGCTGTCCACAAGACCCAGGGCCCCAACCACACGGGGGCTCCACTGAGTGACCAGCAAAGCAGCCTACACCTTTGGGttctttttgctctttttctaacagctttattgaggttcaGCGCACACACCAGACAATTCCCCTTTTCAAAGTGTGTACTTCTGTGATTCTTTGTGTATTCAGAGTTGTACAGCCACCACCACAATCACTTTTAGAACTTTTCCAtccccccaaaaggaaaccccgtGCATTAGAggtcacaccccctcccccagcccctggcaaacactggtctgctttctatctctctggatttgcctgctctggacatttcgtataaatggaatcaaatgcTCTGTGGCCTTTTGTGAGCTTCTCTCGCTGAACGTTCCGTGTTTGAGGTTCATCCACTTTGTGGCATGTGTCAGTGctcctttcctttttatggctgtcaCATTTCACTGTGTGGATGGACCATAGCTTATCCACTTGTCAGCTGATGCACACTGAGCTGGTGTCCTTCGGATGCCCTTAGTGCTGCCGTGAACACCGGTATACACCCtttggcggcggggccgggtccccCATCCTGTGCGTGTAGGCCGGCTACCTGTTCTCTGTTGCTGCCGACTCACAGGCAGCTGGGTCTGGCTCAGGGGAGGGAGTGAAGCCAGGCTTTCTTAGGGATGTGGCTCTGCTCAGCCTGGTGGCCCTGCCTGGGAGAACCGGGACACCCAGACTGTGCCAGGCCAGGCCACCTGGGCTGTGTCCGGTCAGTGTGGACATGCTCCGAGCTGAGGTGGGGGCCCTGTGCCCTCCAGGAGCTCTGCTGCATGGGGCTGGCCGTCTGACTATGGCTCCAGTGGGGCCAGTCTGTCTGCCTGTCCACCCTCCCTCTCTGGGTGGGTTCCAGCCCTCACTGGTGTCCGTGCCCCAGGCACAGAGTGAGTGGGGATTTGCAGAGCAGCGATGGCAGGAAGGCCTGGCCCGGTGTCAAGAGGAGGCCGAGGCACACCTACGGGAGGTGCAGCAGAGAGTGGACAGCCTGCCCCAGCAggtgggtgagggctggggtggCTTCCCCCTTGCCACTGTGCCCATCCTGAGCCGCCCCCCGGCTCCGTGTTTCAGATAGAGGCCATCGCTGACAGGTGCATCCTTCACAAGAGTGACTCAGACCTAAAGATCTCCGCCGAGGCCAAAGCCAGGTGAGGCCCCCGGCTCCCTGTCACAGCCTGGCAGGACCTTCAGGGACTGGGCTGGTCCCACCGCAGGAGGGCACAGCCATCTCAGAACGACCCTGCTGCATCACAGAGCTTCCTGACAGTGGTCCATCCTCCCCAAGCCCCTGCACCTGTGGTAGCCccgacccctccccaccccaggcgtGGCCCAGCTTTGGGCTTGGCCCCTGATGGGGGCAGCCTTTCACTCTGTCACCTGCTGGGGACCCCCCAGTGCCCACTGCTGGGGCGACAGTGCTGAGCACCCTATGCTCTGcccctggcctcctccctccAGCTGCCCGCCCCCCCAGATGCCCCCCAGAGCCCGGAAGCCCCAGCCTCCTGTGCTCACAGAGAGTTCGAGGGTGAGGCTGTGAGGCAGGAGCTGGCTGCTCCGCTGTCCTCTGTGCAGCTGCTCAGAGAGGGCAACCCCGGGCGGAACATCGCTGAGATCCAGGGCAAGCTGGCCACGGTACCCCTGGCCCCTGGGCTTGGCACACTcagtggggggtggtggggggctgGCTCAGACAGGGGCagacctccccccacccagggAGGCTCAGATCCAGGACACCCCCCTGGGAGTGTGGGGGGCGAGGCTCATGGAACCAGCCGTCCTGCTGGGTGGCTCTGCACATATCAGACTCTGGAAGTATCAAGTGGGGGCTCCTGTAGATGCTGAGGTGCATCAGCAGTCAGTGAAAAGAGCATCCCTGAGTTCTGACCGGGTCCCCCCTTGTCATCGGGCTGAGTGATGTGGCCGGCTCCCACTGAGGGGCGAGGACCCATGTGTCGGAGGCCGGCTCCTGCCACGAGTGATTAGGGCGGAGGCCTCCCCCGGGTCTGCAGACTTCCTGAATCTGTGCCCACAAATGGGGGCCGTATTTAGTTTCAGAACCAAATGATGAAGTTGGAAAGCAGCATCCAGGACAAGACCATCCAGAATCTCAAGTTTAATACAGAAACCAAGCGGGTGAGAGGTGGCCCCTGAACTGGGCCCTGGCcgtgcccccgcccccccacccaagCTCCAGGGCTTACCAGGCCCTGTGGGTGGGCCACCTTTCTCTGTGCAGAGCCTGACTCCCAGCTGCCCTCATCACCCCCAGCCTGGCCACCCCCTATCTTTTTGGTCTGCCCAGccgtctgtctgcctgtctggcCCAAGCAGAGCTTCCAGGCAGATAAGGCCTAGGCTAGCCCAGAGGGAGATAAATCCCATTGGCTGTCCCGCCCCTCTGGTCTGATTCCTGCGTCCACAGCGCACGGAGGAAATGGCCACTCTGCGGTCAAGCGTGATGCACCTGTGGAGCGAGGAGGGCCCCTGGGCCCTGACGGTAGGCAGCAGGAGGGTCCTTATGTCCCTGGTGAGGCGGCAGTTCTTCATCAAGGACGTGGCCCCTGACGAGGTGGTCCCCGTGAACCACTGGGGCATGTATCAGGCCGTGAGGTGGGCAGCGGGGAGCTGCCTTCCAGAGCCCCCTCCAGGCCCGGGTTCGGGGCTGGGCGGACCCCGAGGGCAATGGGCAGAGGCGGGGTCCGGGCTGTGAGCCATGTCTCTGGGCAGGTGGCTGCAGTGGAAAGCTGTCCTCATGAAGCTGGTGGCCTGGCGGAGGCCAAGGGCGATCTGGGAGAAGCCCCTCAGCTGGAAGCCCACCCACTAGCTCTCGTCCCTGCCTCTTTCCCAGAAATAAACATGCCCGCCCCATGCCTGTCAGAGACTGGAGTTCCCTCCAGGGGTTCAGGAGGCCCCGGGCAGGGGAGTGGCCAAGAGGACCTTCCCTAGACTCCCAGAACCCCTGCTCCTGTCCTGGCTGCTGAGCCCCAGGCCCCACCGCTCCCCAGGGCCTCTCACCCACAGGCACTGCGGCCCAAGCCCCACCCGGAGCCAACAGCATGTTAGCTTGGCCACTCAGACGGTGCCCCACTTCCTGCCCCTCCAAGAAAGCCCTCACCCCCATGGTAGCTGGCCCTGCCACCTGCCGCAGGTACCACGAGGAGGGGCCACCCTGGGGGCAGCTGGGCAGGCAGTGTGGAGGGCTGCCCTTCACCACTGACTGGAAATTTGGGGGCTGGTCTTTGAGGAAATGTGGCTTGCCCAGAGGGGAACCCAGCATGTAGACTCCCTGAGCCCACTGCCTCCAAGAGGCTGCAGCTCCTGCCCCATCCTCCCGCCTGTGGGCAGAGCTCTTGGGTGGCCCCTGCCCATCccctgccctggcctgggaagtcCCTACCTGAGCTGATTTGTCCCCTGGTGGCTGCCCTGATTGGAGGTCCCCGAGGGCTCCTttcaggacagcaataaagagaGTCTGGACCCTTGTTGCCCTCAGCTCACCCCCACTGATCCTTGCTCACTCTCTAGGCCTCGGCCAGCTGCACCTCCTCCAGGGCCTGCCCCCCCCAACCCAGCAGCTCAGGGCCGGCCTCTGCCGACCAGCTGGCCAGCAGGTCGCTGAAGTCAGGCGTGCTGGGGTGCAGCAGACCCAGGGGGCTGGGTGCCGGCTCCTTCCAgaaggaggggggaagcttccTTTGGGTCATGGGGGTGATGTGGCCGTACTTCTGCTCCAGCCGGAGTCGGCAGCCAGCCGCGGCCCTGGGTCCCAAGTACTGCTGCAGCCCGTAGTCGAAGAGCTCGGCCAGGGGTCCCAGCGGCTGTGGCCCTTCCCCACCGAGGCCTGGCCCACATGCCTGCCCCTCAGGGGCCCCAGGGGAGCAGACCCCAGGCTCAGTGACCTCGTTGTCTTCTGGGGCCTCACTCTGGGCCAGGCGCACCAGGTTGGTGCAGGAGAGCTCCCTGGCTGAGCTGCTGGCCGTGTGGCCGTCAGCGTAGATATCGCAGGTGTCGAGGTCCTGCCCCCGGTCCTTGTGGCCGAAGTACCGCTGGATGTCGCCACTGATGAGCTCAGAGAACCGCAGGAGCTGCAGTGGCGTCTCTGGGCCACTGGGGTCCAGAGGGGCCACTTCTCGGGCCCAACTTGAGCTCTGGGTGGCTGGGCTGTGGCCCTCTGGCCCCTTGACCTCCAGCTCCtcttccccatcctcctcctcctcagaagTGTCTGGGGCCTCCGGGTCTGAGAGCAGGAAGGGCCCGTGGGATGGCAGAGGCAGCCGGAAGTCACAGAGAGGCCAGATCACGCCCGCGGCCATCTCTCTGCCGAGCTTCTGGGGGCTCTCAGGCAATGGGTGCtagctggggagggaggcagagaggggacAGGTTAGCAGTCAGGGCCCGCAGCCCTCCTAGGGGAATAGTCACTGCAGGCTTGGGGCGGGCGCTGAGCTCAGAGGCAGATGACATTTGGAGAGACGGAGGTGGTGGGCACTGTGGGCGGGGGGCATGGCAGGAGTGAGCTGTAGGGCGCAGGCCTCAGTCTCCCGCCAGAGGAGGTACATCCTATCCTGTAGGGAGGGTGGCTGACAGTGCTGTTGGAATAGTGACtcggagagagagaagcagggcagGTGGGAAGGGAGCCGGCCCAGGGGCTGGGCTTCGGGCAGGTTTGGGGCCTGGAGAGCAGAGCCCTTGTCCCAGCTCAGGGTTGCTGTAGCTCTTGATAAACAGGCCTGTTGACGCAGAGCCTGCCCAGGTGCAGGGTGGGGGGGGACCCCCTTGGCATGCCCCCTCCCCCAGTGTCTGTGGTTGGCAGGGTCCCTCCGTGCCTGAAGTGTCCATGCTGAGCCCGGGAGCCGGGCCTGGCTGCCTCGAGCTGGGTGCTCTGTCCCTTGCAGTTTGGGGGGCTTCAGAGGCTTCAGGGGCTGTGAGGGTGAGCTCCGGGGGTCTTCGGGGGAGGGCAGAGCCATTTCTCTGTCCCCACAGTTGCAGGCTTCCCTGTGCTCCCTgtcaggggtgggggtggtggtgaggtcACCTCTAGCATCTCTAACctggggatgggtgggggggCTGGCAGGACCGTGGAGGGGGTGGGATTAGGGGAGCTGATTGTGAATGTGGGAGGCCCCCCCAGAACAGGGCCCCAGCTCCTCCACTGCAGGGAGGCAAGTGGGCCAGCCCTTGGACCAGGAGGCCTTCTAGTGGGAGCCCTGGGCaagggggaggaagaaagggaaggggggTTAGAGAGAAGGGGGGTTCCCAGCTTCAGGAAACCACTCCCcatgtggggggaggggt
The DNA window shown above is from Kogia breviceps isolate mKogBre1 chromosome 14, mKogBre1 haplotype 1, whole genome shotgun sequence and carries:
- the PERCC1 gene encoding protein PERCC1 → MAAGVIWPLCDFRLPLPSHGPFLLSDPEAPDTSEEEEDGEEELEVKGPEGHSPATQSSSWAREVAPLDPSGPETPLQLLRFSELISGDIQRYFGHKDRGQDLDTCDIYADGHTASSSARELSCTNLVRLAQSEAPEDNEVTEPGVCSPGAPEGQACGPGLGGEGPQPLGPLAELFDYGLQQYLGPRAAAGCRLRLEQKYGHITPMTQRKLPPSFWKEPAPSPLGLLHPSTPDFSDLLASWSAEAGPELLGWGGQALEEVQLAEA